One Gimesia aquarii DNA segment encodes these proteins:
- a CDS encoding DUF1559 domain-containing protein: protein MLHSHFQSTEMRSRRGFTLIELLVVIAIIAILIALLLPAVQQAREAARRSSCKNNLMQIGVALQNYEMAHNVLPSGTVNPTGPIRNEAKGYHVSWIIQILPYLDEQIAFNKFDFNQSVYDPINKEVADYRISTLHCPSNPNRGHCYVGMQNDIETPIDVNNKGVLFLNSSVRYDEILDGSSKTIFVGEITQGNELGWASGTRSTLRNAGEPINSNSPNFFAGQTSFEQRFDSEDLEENTENEENSPESSGNENEALIVGGFSSYHTGGAHFGLGDGSVRFLSENINTKTYQALANRHDGQLISEY from the coding sequence ATGTTACATTCCCATTTTCAATCGACAGAAATGAGATCCCGTCGTGGATTTACGCTCATTGAATTGCTAGTTGTCATCGCCATTATTGCAATCTTAATTGCTTTGCTCCTGCCGGCAGTTCAGCAGGCAAGAGAAGCAGCACGACGCTCTTCTTGTAAAAATAATCTAATGCAGATTGGCGTTGCTCTCCAAAATTATGAGATGGCTCATAACGTTTTACCTTCTGGCACGGTTAATCCAACAGGCCCGATTCGAAACGAGGCTAAGGGATACCATGTGAGTTGGATTATACAAATTCTACCGTATCTAGATGAACAGATTGCTTTTAATAAGTTCGACTTTAACCAAAGCGTTTATGACCCCATTAATAAAGAAGTGGCCGACTACCGTATTTCGACTTTACACTGTCCTTCAAACCCCAATCGTGGGCATTGTTACGTTGGAATGCAGAACGATATAGAAACACCAATTGATGTCAATAATAAGGGTGTTTTATTCTTGAATAGTAGTGTTCGCTATGATGAAATTTTAGACGGAAGCTCAAAAACAATTTTTGTGGGAGAAATTACACAAGGAAATGAGCTGGGCTGGGCTTCGGGAACTCGATCAACGCTCAGAAACGCGGGTGAACCTATTAATTCTAATTCCCCTAATTTTTTTGCGGGACAAACTTCCTTTGAACAACGTTTTGACTCGGAAGATCTTGAAGAAAACACTGAGAATGAAGAAAACAGTCCTGAATCTTCCGGCAATGAAAATGAAGCACTGATAGTTGGCGGATTTTCTAGTTACCACACTGGTGGGGCTCACTTCGGGCTAGGTGATGGCTCAGTACGTTTTCTAAGTGAGAATATCAATACCAAAACTTATCAAGCGCTAGCTAATCGACACGATGGACAACTAATCTCCGAGTATTAA
- a CDS encoding phage portal protein, whose translation MWNPFRQLATLFKSNRFAVALQTALGSGQPGSWSTDHRQESEQFIGWTFVAIKAICLQAMQASVFVYDDSLNGSKQKRMKQRAQKEFEYIQIKSLYAGENGDSIPLPNNHSLCSILKRPNPTQSGASFRYERVLQLQLTGTSIVWNVPNKFGKTVQRYVIPTAIASPVSPTEDLPEGGYKIQPSSLRYNHAAHGGKFLGSGTLHQIAGKIIPLAQLQITRWPHPVYKDDGQSPVSAGAKWIDSANQIDAARWSQMSNGADPSIVVTCGKEMNPTREELEAAAAMFEQKYGGTENTGKAIFTTGEQVVSLTATPKDMDYNESFLQFRDAILALHGVPGIAAGISDGGSYAAFYASLKQFISLTVQPILDLLAEDDTEHLAPQFGENLTIEIEAAHIDDPDILEKRLATDIRAQIIKVDELRAIRGLPPLGSERGGDQLVMQESKQPISSEEQESNGSSLPTLPASKAFENSSKLQSLNRFVRCSHK comes from the coding sequence ATGTGGAACCCTTTTCGGCAGCTCGCCACGCTTTTTAAATCCAATCGTTTTGCTGTAGCACTTCAAACGGCTCTTGGGTCAGGACAACCTGGATCATGGAGTACTGACCATCGTCAGGAATCAGAACAATTTATCGGTTGGACTTTCGTCGCAATTAAAGCGATTTGTCTTCAGGCAATGCAAGCATCTGTCTTTGTTTATGATGATTCGTTAAACGGGTCAAAACAAAAAAGAATGAAACAACGAGCTCAAAAGGAATTTGAATATATTCAAATAAAGAGTTTATATGCAGGAGAAAACGGAGACTCAATTCCACTACCAAACAATCATAGTTTATGTTCGATCTTAAAACGCCCTAACCCAACTCAATCGGGAGCATCTTTTCGTTATGAGCGTGTTTTACAGTTACAGCTTACAGGTACAAGTATCGTATGGAATGTGCCTAATAAATTTGGTAAAACCGTCCAACGATATGTGATTCCCACAGCCATTGCTTCACCGGTTTCTCCAACTGAGGATTTGCCAGAAGGAGGATATAAAATACAACCTTCCTCATTGCGTTACAATCATGCAGCTCATGGTGGCAAGTTTTTAGGATCTGGAACTCTTCACCAGATCGCTGGAAAAATTATTCCTCTTGCACAGTTACAAATTACTCGCTGGCCACATCCTGTTTACAAGGACGATGGTCAATCTCCTGTAAGTGCTGGTGCTAAATGGATTGATTCAGCAAATCAAATTGATGCAGCTCGCTGGTCCCAGATGAGTAATGGGGCTGATCCTTCAATTGTTGTTACATGTGGTAAAGAAATGAATCCAACTCGAGAGGAACTCGAAGCAGCAGCTGCTATGTTTGAGCAAAAATATGGTGGTACTGAAAATACTGGTAAAGCGATATTTACAACAGGCGAACAGGTCGTTTCATTGACAGCAACTCCCAAAGACATGGATTATAATGAGTCGTTTCTTCAATTCAGAGATGCTATCCTTGCTTTACATGGTGTACCAGGGATAGCCGCTGGTATTTCAGATGGAGGAAGTTATGCCGCTTTTTATGCTAGTTTAAAGCAATTTATTTCCCTTACCGTACAGCCAATTCTGGACCTGTTAGCGGAAGACGATACAGAGCATTTAGCCCCCCAATTTGGTGAGAATTTGACGATTGAAATAGAAGCAGCTCACATAGATGATCCTGATATACTCGAAAAGCGTCTGGCAACAGATATACGCGCACAAATAATAAAAGTGGATGAATTACGCGCGATTAGAGGATTACCTCCTCTAGGATCGGAACGAGGAGGAGATCAATTAGTAATGCAAGAATCAAAACAACCGATTTCCTCTGAGGAACAGGAATCAAATGGCTCCAGTCTTCCTACTTTACCAGCAAGTAAAGCTTTTGAAAATTCATCGAAGCTGCAATCGCTAAATCGTTTTGTCAGGTGCTCACACAAATAA
- a CDS encoding sodium:solute symporter family transporter: MKSILFYFSLLVFLFLLTPLSAAESSPSLHPEPLTLNKGLHYIDWIIIAFYAVSTIFLGWHFSRGQNDTSEYFVGSGQMNPVLIGVSLFATLLSTITYLSTPGEILGKGPVYLVKDLAMPFIFIIVGFVMLPVYMKQRVTSAYELLEEKLGLGIRLLGAIMFICLRLVWMSLLVYLTASAITTMLNVGEEWIPFIVLGTGSVAIIYTSLGGIRAVVITDVIQTILLFGGAWLVIATISYHLGGISWFPTEWDTNWDTQPFISFDPSTRITYVGTFMSVLIWYIATSCGDQVSVQRFMSTKDAKTARKSLAIQLIVSVVVSITLALVGFALLGYFKEFPHEIPAGIDLKKDADKFFPHFIAYHLPVGVSGCVVSAMFAAAMSSIDSGVNSITAVVMTDFLDRFGRTPKTEKGHVLTARFLALGIGAFVVLASSVMGEIPGNITAVTNKTANLLTTPIFCLFFFALFIPFARPMGVLIGAILGTTTAVLIAFSGPIFVPNFNSNDLDPISFQWIPTAAVTVNIASGCLVSYLIACAEKSPTRT, encoded by the coding sequence TTGAAATCGATACTATTCTATTTTTCTCTGTTAGTCTTTCTTTTTTTACTTACTCCTCTGTCAGCGGCGGAATCATCACCCTCACTTCATCCTGAACCTCTCACCCTGAATAAAGGATTGCATTACATAGATTGGATCATCATTGCATTTTACGCAGTCTCAACGATTTTTTTGGGATGGCATTTTAGTAGAGGTCAAAATGACACTTCCGAATATTTCGTAGGAAGCGGCCAAATGAACCCGGTTTTGATTGGTGTCTCTTTATTCGCCACACTACTCAGCACAATAACGTATCTCTCTACTCCTGGAGAAATCCTCGGTAAAGGGCCAGTGTATCTAGTCAAAGATTTAGCTATGCCCTTCATCTTTATCATCGTAGGATTTGTAATGTTGCCAGTTTATATGAAACAGCGTGTAACAAGCGCCTACGAACTTCTGGAAGAAAAATTGGGATTGGGTATTCGCCTGCTCGGAGCGATTATGTTCATTTGCCTTCGTTTAGTATGGATGTCACTATTAGTCTATTTAACTGCTAGTGCAATTACCACTATGCTTAACGTGGGCGAAGAATGGATCCCGTTCATCGTATTAGGAACGGGTTCTGTTGCCATCATTTATACATCTTTAGGTGGGATACGGGCCGTGGTAATCACCGATGTAATCCAGACGATTCTCTTATTTGGAGGTGCATGGTTAGTAATTGCAACGATATCTTACCACTTGGGTGGTATTAGCTGGTTTCCGACAGAGTGGGATACGAATTGGGATACACAACCTTTTATTAGTTTTGATCCATCAACCCGTATTACCTATGTCGGTACGTTTATGTCTGTTTTAATCTGGTATATAGCTACTTCATGCGGGGACCAGGTTTCTGTACAACGATTTATGTCTACGAAAGATGCAAAAACAGCTCGAAAGTCATTAGCGATTCAGTTAATTGTGTCGGTAGTTGTATCAATCACATTAGCACTAGTTGGATTTGCATTATTAGGATATTTCAAAGAATTTCCTCATGAGATCCCAGCGGGCATAGACCTTAAAAAAGACGCCGATAAATTCTTTCCACATTTTATTGCATATCATCTCCCGGTAGGAGTTTCTGGCTGCGTCGTGTCTGCCATGTTTGCGGCCGCTATGTCAAGCATTGATTCTGGAGTTAACTCAATTACCGCTGTTGTAATGACAGACTTTCTAGACCGTTTTGGTCGAACACCCAAAACAGAAAAAGGGCATGTTCTTACTGCAAGATTTCTTGCATTAGGTATAGGAGCGTTCGTTGTGCTAGCAAGTTCAGTAATGGGAGAAATACCAGGAAATATTACTGCTGTCACAAATAAAACAGCAAATTTGTTAACAACCCCAATCTTCTGTTTATTCTTTTTTGCTCTATTCATTCCCTTTGCCAGACCGATGGGCGTTCTGATAGGTGCAATACTTGGAACGACAACCGCTGTTTTGATTGCTTTTTCTGGACCAATTTTTGTTCCCAATTTTAATTCGAATGACTTAGACCCAATTAGTTTTCAATGGATTCCCACTGCAGCAGTCACGGTGAACATTGCAAGTGGTTGTCTCGTAAGTTATTTGATTGCCTGTGCTGAAAAAAGTCCAACTCGAACATGA
- a CDS encoding alpha/beta hydrolase codes for MRFVFTVMMLVSILISARTSIANENVKITPDVVYGHKFGMALTFDVFQPPKEANGAGILFMVSGGWYSRWTDPNDMLDRFKPLLDEGFTVFSVRHGSSPKFVIPEVVKDVRRSVRFIRLHAKDYGVNPNRLGVWGGSAGGHLSLVLGTTSDEGSPKEKDEVLRSSDRVAAVVAYYPPTDLREFVDEKSPYYHRFPALQFNTDLADDFSPVLHVTQDDPPTLLIHGDQDKLVPISHSEKIMKQFNEQKVKAELLIIKDAAHGFRGEDKNRANQAVVKWFKRYLLKS; via the coding sequence ATGAGGTTTGTTTTCACTGTTATGATGCTTGTTTCTATTTTGATATCAGCACGAACTTCTATTGCAAATGAAAATGTGAAAATTACTCCAGACGTCGTCTATGGCCATAAGTTCGGAATGGCACTCACTTTTGATGTTTTTCAACCACCAAAGGAGGCTAATGGAGCAGGTATTCTATTTATGGTAAGTGGAGGCTGGTATTCTAGATGGACTGACCCAAACGACATGCTGGATAGGTTTAAGCCACTTCTTGATGAAGGGTTTACAGTGTTTTCTGTCAGACATGGAAGCAGTCCCAAATTCGTAATCCCAGAAGTGGTTAAAGATGTTCGACGGAGTGTCCGATTTATCCGACTGCATGCTAAAGATTATGGGGTGAACCCTAATAGGTTAGGTGTTTGGGGTGGAAGTGCCGGCGGTCATTTATCACTTGTCCTAGGAACAACTTCTGACGAAGGAAGTCCGAAAGAAAAAGATGAGGTATTGCGAAGTAGCGATCGCGTGGCTGCTGTAGTTGCATACTATCCTCCTACAGATTTAAGGGAATTTGTTGACGAGAAGTCCCCTTATTATCACCGTTTTCCCGCTCTACAGTTTAATACCGACCTCGCAGATGATTTTTCTCCAGTACTACATGTAACACAAGATGATCCCCCAACATTATTAATTCATGGAGACCAGGACAAACTCGTTCCAATTAGTCACAGCGAGAAAATCATGAAACAATTTAATGAGCAAAAAGTTAAAGCAGAGCTGTTGATTATCAAAGATGCAGCTCATGGATTTCGAGGAGAAGATAAAAACCGAGCGAATCAAGCTGTTGTGAAATGGTTCAAACGCTATTTATTGAAATCATGA
- a CDS encoding type II secretion system F family protein: MAKADISSRQKISTASLSDLNDELSAMINAGIPLDEGLRNAAKHLRKDSRDFVERLINRTEQGSTLEEAIELESKELPLAYLSLIKSGLRMGRLPEALTAYTSFSRSRIELRQEIGNALLYPAFVLIMAFLLSLFVCFVIFPELLTVHKMFQLETTPLLQSVYRLFEFYQIWYLIIPFAFCFLLFCWKSSRSLFLVPRDQKRPLGGKIISTIAYGWIPGYRNLIREMNYSTFTEMTNLLLSYNVPLTEAFTLAAESTGSSKVIADTKSLTNLLGQGVSLEEGIQSCRHFPVFIKTMIMEKTYQNHLPNILSEISRVYRTRILNRIDWLKNIIPVVLLIVVAGGITACYTIIVFLPFVEILKMLGSPTL, from the coding sequence ATGGCTAAAGCAGATATTTCTTCACGCCAGAAAATATCAACTGCAAGTCTTTCAGACTTGAATGATGAGCTTTCAGCAATGATTAATGCAGGAATTCCTTTAGACGAAGGCTTACGAAATGCAGCCAAACATTTGAGAAAAGATTCTCGCGATTTCGTTGAACGACTCATTAATAGAACCGAACAAGGATCCACGCTTGAAGAAGCAATCGAATTAGAGTCGAAGGAATTGCCTTTGGCCTACCTATCACTGATTAAGTCAGGCCTACGGATGGGACGTCTCCCAGAAGCACTCACAGCTTATACTTCGTTCTCTCGTTCTCGAATCGAATTACGTCAGGAAATAGGTAATGCGTTGTTATACCCAGCCTTTGTATTGATCATGGCCTTTTTGCTTTCACTTTTCGTGTGCTTTGTGATATTTCCAGAATTGCTTACTGTTCACAAAATGTTTCAACTCGAAACGACTCCTTTACTGCAATCTGTCTATCGATTGTTCGAATTCTACCAAATCTGGTATCTCATCATCCCTTTTGCGTTTTGCTTTTTACTCTTTTGTTGGAAATCCAGTCGCTCCCTGTTTCTTGTACCTCGAGATCAGAAACGCCCCTTGGGAGGTAAAATAATTTCTACAATCGCTTATGGCTGGATACCCGGCTATCGGAATTTGATTCGGGAAATGAATTATTCTACTTTTACTGAAATGACCAACTTGCTTCTTTCTTATAATGTACCTCTTACTGAAGCGTTTACGCTTGCTGCTGAATCAACGGGGAGTTCTAAAGTCATAGCCGACACCAAATCACTTACCAATTTGCTGGGACAAGGAGTATCACTTGAAGAAGGAATCCAATCTTGCCGTCATTTTCCGGTTTTTATCAAAACGATGATCATGGAAAAAACTTACCAAAATCATCTCCCCAATATTCTGTCCGAAATTTCGCGAGTGTATCGAACCCGCATTTTAAATCGAATTGATTGGCTTAAAAACATCATTCCTGTTGTATTGTTGATCGTTGTCGCAGGAGGAATTACCGCCTGCTATACAATCATCGTATTTCTACCGTTTGTAGAAATTTTGAAAATGTTAGGGAGTCCTACCCTATAA
- a CDS encoding type II secretion system protein J: MNKLRMIETVRTNSALNITSALPKGVSLIEMLLAMALMSVIFTLGASILAFLMRVEMEGTNRIQKTFNLQRLSHQFREDARSAQSVEIVPENNKKSTILKFEMKPETSILYSENTQGNGILRLKKQSNKTITRTEYPISEDALYFEIEKQNPGLMVSMNFRILPEVLHENQTLNKPGNSFKVESQVNRKFSIQKSTPK; this comes from the coding sequence ATGAATAAGCTAAGAATGATTGAGACGGTACGAACAAATTCCGCATTAAACATTACAAGTGCGTTACCTAAAGGGGTTTCATTAATCGAGATGTTGCTGGCCATGGCTCTGATGTCCGTTATTTTTACTTTAGGCGCTTCGATTCTAGCATTTCTGATGCGAGTAGAAATGGAAGGCACAAATCGAATTCAAAAGACTTTCAACTTGCAAAGACTCTCTCATCAATTTCGAGAGGATGCAAGAAGCGCTCAAAGTGTAGAAATTGTTCCTGAGAATAATAAAAAATCTACAATTCTCAAATTCGAGATGAAACCCGAAACTTCAATTCTTTATTCAGAAAATACTCAGGGGAATGGGATTCTGCGTTTAAAAAAGCAATCAAATAAAACCATTACTCGAACTGAATATCCAATCTCTGAAGATGCGCTTTACTTTGAAATTGAAAAACAAAACCCAGGCCTAATGGTCTCTATGAATTTTAGAATACTTCCAGAAGTACTACATGAAAATCAAACGCTTAACAAACCTGGTAACTCCTTCAAAGTAGAGTCTCAAGTAAACCGTAAATTCTCAATTCAAAAAAGCACTCCAAAATAA
- a CDS encoding type II secretion system F family protein, with protein MEILGLIYCLAFFVYFPIAGISSILLARRIKDYGHQAVNPLIKSFWLLFTMIMIFISSAFLICYLFLVITHHHSILGSLFLILPVILFFPIPIILEINCYRAASALNKGSEHVLPESLRNLTQKIQALGWISLGTPLILFVPVLIFAPVAIAASLSIVISFVLFAILFLGFTIIASLLRIAFVNKKANESELLWLLTVCVEKNIPLATELDTYSKTLSGKYREKIQQLSSFLHSGFSLTEALSATPGLVPQSTIVAARIGEKSNSLGIALRDAAVQTMKNLKQLSDRSNIANLILYLSIVVSIQFLITGFIMYWIIPKFKKIFLDFGIELPSLTLSLMDTSDFVISYFYLLLPFCSLPFIMLFLMYFGNYYGWFNLRIPFITEWFPRLNTPHCLRQIAQSVSVEAHPLLALETVSEFHRWSDVRVRTHLINNQINQGENIWVALRQNKVINSAEASLCATAEKMGNLPYVLRTLADTIEQRRARKLRYLTEIIKPVLISLLGIFVGLFVIAIFMPLIKILRDLI; from the coding sequence GTGGAAATACTTGGACTCATTTATTGTTTGGCATTTTTTGTCTATTTCCCTATTGCTGGAATCTCTTCGATTCTCCTTGCGCGCAGGATTAAAGACTATGGTCATCAAGCTGTGAACCCATTGATAAAATCGTTCTGGCTCCTTTTTACTATGATTATGATTTTTATAAGTTCAGCTTTTCTGATATGTTATCTTTTTCTGGTAATCACTCATCATCATTCCATTCTTGGGTCTCTATTTCTGATACTACCAGTCATTCTTTTTTTCCCAATTCCAATTATTCTGGAAATAAACTGCTATCGAGCCGCTTCTGCTCTGAACAAAGGTTCCGAACATGTTCTACCTGAATCTCTACGAAATCTGACACAGAAAATACAGGCTTTAGGATGGATATCATTGGGAACTCCTCTCATTTTATTTGTTCCCGTGTTGATTTTTGCCCCCGTGGCAATCGCAGCCTCTTTGTCAATAGTCATCTCTTTCGTTCTATTTGCCATTTTATTCTTGGGCTTTACGATAATTGCATCTCTTTTAAGAATCGCGTTTGTGAATAAAAAAGCAAACGAATCTGAATTACTCTGGTTACTCACTGTTTGTGTAGAAAAAAATATTCCCCTCGCAACCGAACTTGACACATATTCCAAGACATTGTCTGGTAAATATCGAGAAAAAATTCAACAACTAAGTAGTTTCCTCCATTCAGGTTTCTCTCTTACAGAAGCTCTGTCAGCCACACCAGGATTAGTGCCACAATCAACTATCGTTGCAGCGCGCATTGGAGAAAAGAGTAACAGTCTTGGAATTGCTCTACGTGATGCAGCCGTCCAGACTATGAAAAATTTAAAACAGCTATCTGATAGATCAAATATCGCAAATCTTATCCTTTATTTATCTATCGTCGTTTCAATTCAATTCCTGATTACCGGCTTTATCATGTATTGGATTATTCCGAAATTTAAAAAAATCTTTTTGGACTTTGGAATTGAACTCCCCTCCCTAACGTTGTCTCTAATGGATACAAGTGATTTTGTAATTTCCTATTTTTACTTACTCTTACCGTTTTGCTCCTTACCATTTATTATGCTGTTCCTAATGTATTTTGGAAATTATTATGGATGGTTTAATCTTCGAATCCCATTTATCACTGAATGGTTCCCTCGCTTAAACACACCTCATTGTCTCAGGCAAATAGCTCAGTCAGTCTCAGTCGAAGCACATCCCTTACTAGCACTGGAGACAGTTTCCGAATTTCATCGCTGGTCAGATGTAAGAGTGCGAACACATTTGATTAATAATCAAATTAATCAAGGCGAAAATATTTGGGTCGCTCTAAGACAAAATAAAGTAATTAACAGTGCAGAAGCATCGCTATGTGCAACTGCCGAGAAGATGGGTAACCTACCTTATGTATTAAGGACTTTGGCAGACACCATAGAACAACGTAGAGCAAGAAAATTACGATACCTCACGGAAATAATCAAACCAGTATTAATTAGTCTGTTGGGTATATTTGTAGGCTTATTCGTTATTGCGATATTTATGCCACTCATCAAAATACTACGTGACCTCATTTAA
- the asnS gene encoding asparagine--tRNA ligase has product MVRTKIKSALSASQPGETIKVCGWVRTRRDSKSGFSFVELNDGSCMANLQIVIDQNVSDYESTIKDVTTGASITVSGKVNESPGQKQRVELHAESFQLYGTADSESYPLQKKRHSFEFLRDIAHLRPRTNTFGAITRVRNEVAAAIHRFFQTREFLYIQTPIITTSDCEGAGEMFQVTTLNLEHLAQIQTKIDFSQDFFGKPASLTVSGQLEAEIFATSVGECYTFGPTFRAENSNTSRHLAEFWMVEPEMPFYDLNDNMALAESFVRTVIGDVLENCSEDMEFFNQRIDKTTLETLRNITENEFIRVPYTEAIEIVKSSGKKFDFPIDWGSDMQSEHERFLTEEHFKQPVIVYNYPRTIKPFYMRCNDDDKTVCAMDVLVPGVGEIIGGSQREERYDVLIDRMKEGKLNPDDYWWYTDLRKYGTVPHSGFGLGFERLIQLITSMTNIRDCIPFPRTPKNAEF; this is encoded by the coding sequence ATGGTTCGTACAAAAATAAAATCAGCTTTAAGCGCATCTCAGCCAGGAGAAACGATTAAGGTGTGCGGTTGGGTGCGAACTCGTCGTGATTCCAAGAGTGGTTTTTCATTTGTTGAATTAAACGATGGTAGCTGCATGGCCAATTTACAAATCGTGATTGACCAGAATGTTTCCGATTATGAGTCCACAATCAAAGATGTCACAACAGGTGCCAGCATCACTGTGAGTGGAAAAGTGAATGAATCACCTGGGCAAAAGCAACGGGTTGAATTACATGCAGAATCTTTTCAGTTGTATGGTACTGCAGACTCCGAATCTTACCCGCTACAGAAAAAAAGACACAGTTTTGAGTTTCTGAGAGATATTGCACATTTACGTCCTCGAACGAATACATTCGGAGCGATTACACGTGTTCGCAACGAAGTTGCTGCGGCAATTCACCGTTTTTTTCAGACGCGAGAATTTCTTTATATTCAAACTCCCATCATTACTACCAGTGATTGTGAGGGAGCTGGTGAGATGTTTCAGGTCACAACCTTGAATTTGGAACACCTCGCGCAAATTCAAACAAAGATTGATTTTTCACAGGACTTTTTTGGAAAGCCTGCATCATTAACGGTTAGTGGGCAATTAGAGGCTGAGATATTTGCCACATCGGTTGGAGAATGTTATACGTTCGGCCCCACATTTCGCGCAGAAAATTCAAATACATCCCGCCACTTAGCTGAATTTTGGATGGTTGAACCTGAAATGCCCTTCTACGATCTAAATGATAATATGGCTTTAGCAGAAAGCTTTGTCAGGACTGTGATTGGGGATGTTCTTGAAAACTGTTCAGAGGACATGGAATTCTTCAATCAGCGGATTGACAAAACGACCCTTGAGACATTGAGAAACATTACAGAAAATGAGTTCATACGCGTTCCTTATACAGAGGCGATTGAAATCGTTAAATCCAGTGGTAAGAAATTTGATTTTCCCATTGATTGGGGAAGCGACATGCAATCCGAACATGAGCGATTTTTAACTGAAGAACATTTTAAACAACCAGTCATTGTTTATAATTATCCAAGAACAATCAAACCGTTTTATATGAGATGTAATGACGATGACAAAACAGTATGTGCCATGGATGTGCTTGTTCCGGGGGTTGGTGAAATTATCGGTGGAAGCCAGCGTGAAGAACGTTATGATGTGCTGATTGATCGCATGAAAGAGGGGAAATTAAATCCGGATGATTATTGGTGGTACACTGACTTACGCAAATATGGAACTGTCCCTCATTCGGGATTTGGACTAGGGTTTGAACGTCTGATACAGTTAATTACATCGATGACTAATATTCGTGATTGCATACCATTTCCAAGAACTCCCAAAAATGCAGAGTTTTAA
- a CDS encoding type II secretion system F family protein encodes MNRYSYVCIDHDGQETRGFLEAVNDESARIKLMEQGLKIIRVDHCSSDTSSTIEETSVAGEPLEIINFQSNHLSEYGKAAWNTESEFIDLVARDSTFQVHGIPLSASLRTLAEETPSKKLTRELQKIAEDLEHGKTPEDSFEQHLKNVPQNLESLIRVGAQTGKLESIIEDYIESQRLLAQTRHRILTSLFYTSVLVFGSFLIFYFLLVTVVGSFRSIFLDFGTELPGITILAFSISDVFSQFGFPIVVYPIIFALGFWFSFDLLKLQATRRRLLNLIPIFGSILSYTSIAQFCRMLASIIEANIKLPKAIELAADSTRDPNLIAGCQILKKRIVDGSNLTQATSENPNFNKNFVHLFRWQDQPEIFIDSLRASSNIFQAKANMKTGSLVFALKPLVLAGVMLTIGTLIFALVMPLIKLLNDLS; translated from the coding sequence ATGAACCGTTATTCCTATGTTTGTATTGACCATGATGGGCAGGAAACGAGAGGTTTCCTGGAAGCAGTCAATGATGAATCTGCACGCATAAAACTCATGGAGCAAGGGCTTAAGATTATTCGTGTGGATCACTGTTCCAGTGATACATCATCGACTATCGAAGAAACTTCCGTCGCAGGCGAACCTTTGGAAATCATCAATTTTCAAAGTAATCACCTTTCCGAATATGGAAAAGCTGCCTGGAATACTGAATCGGAATTTATTGATCTCGTTGCTAGAGATTCGACATTTCAAGTACATGGAATACCACTTTCAGCGAGTTTACGCACTTTAGCAGAAGAAACTCCTTCTAAAAAACTTACGCGTGAGTTACAAAAAATTGCTGAAGATTTAGAGCATGGCAAAACCCCGGAAGATAGTTTTGAACAACATTTAAAAAACGTTCCTCAAAATTTAGAATCGCTTATCAGAGTTGGTGCACAAACCGGAAAACTGGAATCCATTATTGAAGACTATATCGAAAGCCAAAGGCTTCTGGCTCAAACTCGACACAGAATTTTGACATCTCTCTTTTATACGAGCGTTTTGGTCTTTGGTTCTTTTCTGATCTTTTACTTTCTTCTCGTAACAGTTGTTGGCAGTTTTAGATCCATTTTCTTGGACTTTGGAACCGAGCTCCCTGGCATCACTATTTTAGCATTTAGCATATCTGACGTTTTTTCTCAATTTGGCTTCCCGATAGTAGTATACCCTATCATTTTTGCTTTGGGATTCTGGTTTAGTTTTGATTTACTCAAGTTGCAAGCGACACGCAGAAGGCTACTCAACCTTATCCCCATATTTGGAAGCATTTTAAGCTATACTTCAATTGCTCAATTTTGTCGTATGCTAGCCTCAATTATTGAAGCCAACATCAAACTACCTAAAGCAATTGAATTAGCTGCGGATTCGACTAGAGATCCTAATCTCATTGCAGGCTGTCAAATTTTAAAAAAACGAATAGTAGATGGGTCTAACCTGACTCAAGCAACCTCAGAAAATCCGAACTTCAATAAAAATTTTGTGCATTTGTTTCGCTGGCAAGATCAACCCGAAATATTTATTGATTCCCTGCGTGCCAGTAGCAATATCTTTCAAGCGAAAGCAAATATGAAAACAGGTTCCCTCGTTTTCGCACTTAAGCCCCTTGTTTTAGCAGGTGTCATGCTCACCATAGGCACGCTGATTTTTGCTCTTGTTATGCCCTTAATCAAATTACTGAACGACCTTTCATAA